One Erinaceus europaeus chromosome 6 unlocalized genomic scaffold, mEriEur2.1 SUPER_6_unloc_21, whole genome shotgun sequence DNA segment encodes these proteins:
- the LOC132536149 gene encoding apomucin-like, whose protein sequence is MGTTGFSSTLLGTTASSVGIVTTTRVFPQGSSADTAPAVCRGPLGEEKVPGDTWTANCHQCTCMAARSVDCRPRECPAPPTCGAGEKVVTFSSSDTYLL, encoded by the exons ATGGGCACCACTGGATTCTCTTCTACCCTGCTGGGCACTACTGCTTCCTCGGTGGGCATTGTCACAACCACAAGAGTTTTTCCTCAGGGATCCTCTGCTGACACAGCTCCAGCAG TGTGCCGTGGTCCACTGGGAGAAGAAAAAGTG CCTGGAGACACATGGACGGCCAACTGCCACCAGTGCACCTGCATGGCTGCCAGGTCTGTGGACTGCAGACCCCGGGAGTGCCCCGCCCCACCCACATGTGGAGCCGGAGAGAAGGTGGTCACCTTCTCATCTAGTGATACATACCTGCTGTGA